Proteins from one Acropora muricata isolate sample 2 chromosome 9, ASM3666990v1, whole genome shotgun sequence genomic window:
- the LOC136930104 gene encoding uncharacterized protein, with product MASVETLIEQMNQTDIRRSIVVSNIPPETSEATLTIHFQRRKYGGGDVLSINILQDSRHDGATAIVTFEAAETVETVLTEEHQFQGRQLKICRCAEKQATYKDDVFSQVTANLNPLVLDGKSQEIETILDRLKTEAGVSFEGEGRNFTITGSLKQINFCYRLLLSLLAEEKQILDKLESCTFEGADELAGQRVIREAILAGEKKNTLESIGTIVARPMEERPSIKVQYLGNVRQEGTERIMYPPMADKETFQAKSLAITFIRQRYNTTLQNIQEACLVEFNEKGSDTEVTLKPKSDCDPYLYKDACQDFSKLLQSASQGMVTWELNSKCVKKEEIVSLSRHLLTNLPVIFDQCKENGAMVVYGDAASVEQVKLHLKEALNEPNDDELSSALAAAQFMDPVESSSLSIEMFSHRTKDGINISLRYGDITSEDVDAIVNPANDFLMHGLGLAKSIVHKGGYEIINESIKLMTERSYKPLEVGEAVYTGAGDLPCKFVIHAVGPEWHKQSEKRTLMLLDKTCFESLRLASVLQLSSVALPAISSGVFGVPINVCAFAMLNAIESFLAYLNKLNEQNKEEGAKTKERKGNNQKKKIDKKHDNMKQPESQAKNDVGQTFKSEKQTPRLSDIRVVLIDADAMDFFLKEFTARFHSGQTKFVYSVEDDPVA from the exons ATGGCGTCGGTTGAAACGCTTATCGAACAGATGAACCAAACAGATATTAGAAGAAGCATCGTGGTTTCGAATATTCCTCCGGAAACAAGTGAAGCAACTCTTACTATTCACTTTCAACGGCGTAAATATGGCGGTGGTGACGTGCTTTCCATAAACATTTTACAAGATTCACGCCATGATGGGGCTACAGCTATAGTCACTTTCGAAGCAGCCGAAA CTGTAGAAACAGTTCTTACAGAAGAACATCAATTCCAAGGACGTCAGCTGAAAATTTGTCGGTGTGCAGAGAAGCAAGCAACTTATAAAGATGAT GTATTTTCTCAAGTAACTGCAAATCTGAATCCACTTGTACTAGATGGTAAGTCGCAAGAGATAGAAACCATTCTGGATCGATTGAAAACCGAGGCTGGTGTCTCATTTGAAGGTGAAGGAAGGAACTTTACTATAACTGGATCATTGAAGCAAATTAACTTCTGTTATCGACTATTGCTGTCGCTGTTAGCCGAAGAAAAACAAATCTTGGATAAACTGGAGAGCTGTACGTTTGAGGGTGCAGATGAACTGGCAGGGCAGCGAGTGATAAGGGAGGCTATTTTAGCTGGAGAGAAGAAGAATACACTGGAAAGCATCGGCACCATTGTTGCAAGGCCTATGGAAGAGAGGCCTTCAATAAAGGTTCAATACCTTGGAAATGTGCGGCAAGAGGGCACTGAACGAATAATGTATCCTCCCATGGCCGATAAAGAGACGTTTCAAGCTAAATCACTTGCTATTACCTTCATAAGGCAACGATATAACACTACTCTACAAAACATCCAGGAGGCATGTCTTGTTGAGTTTAACGAAAAAGGAAGCGACACTGAAGTTACACTTAAGCCAAAATCGGACTGTGATCCCTACCTATACAAAGATGCTTGCCAAGACTTTTCAAAGCTCCTCCAGTCTGCATCCCAGGGTATGGTTACCTGGGAATTGAATTCGAAGTGTgtgaagaaagaagaaattgtttcattgAGTCGCCATCTCTTAACCAATTTGCCAGTGATCTTCGACCAATGCAAAGAAAACGGAGCCATGGTTGTTTACGGGGATGCTGCATCGGTCGAACAAGTAAAGTTGCACTTGAAAGAAGCATTAAATGAGCCCAATGATGACGAGCTGAGTTCTGCTTTGGCTGCAGCTCAATTTATGGACCCAGTTGAATCTTCAAGTCTTTCCATAGAGATGTTTTCTCATCGCACTAAGGATGGCATTAATATTTCCTTACGTTATGGAGACATAACTAGTGAGGATGTTGATGCAATCGTGAATCCTGCTAATGACTTTTTGATGCATGGACTTGGACTCGCAAAGTCCATCGTCCATAAAGGTGGATATGAAATCATAAACGAATCAATTAAATTGATGACTGAACGTAGCTACAAGCCGTTAGAGGTTGGTGAGGCAGTCTACACAGGGGCTGGAGACTTGCCTTGCAAATTTGTCATTCATGCTGTCGGCCCAGAATGGCATAAACAGTCAGAAAAGAGAACTCTGATGCTTCTTGACAAGACATGCTTTGAGAGCCTTCGTCTTGCTTCAGTTCTTCAGTTATCATCCGTCGCTTTGCCTGCCATAAGTTCTGGTGTCTTTGGCGTTCCAATAAACGTTTGTGCTTTTGCAATGCTTAATGCAATTGAGAGTTTCCTCGCTTACTTAAACAAGCTTAacgaacaaaacaaagaagaaggGGCTAAGACAAAGGAGCGAAAAGGAaataatcaaaagaaaaaaattgacaaaaaacatgacaatatgAAACAACCTGAGAGTCAAGCAAAAAATGACGTAGGCCAAACTTTTAAATCTGAAAAACAAACGCCACGACTAAGCGATATTCGTGTTGTTCTCATTGATGCGGACGCTATGGATTTTTTCTTGAAAGAGTTCACAGCAAGGTTTCACAGTGGTCAAACAAAATTTGTCTATAGCGTTGAAGATGATCCAGTTGCTTAG